One window of Kryptolebias marmoratus isolate JLee-2015 linkage group LG3, ASM164957v2, whole genome shotgun sequence genomic DNA carries:
- the kif16ba gene encoding kinesin-like protein KIF16B isoform X4, which translates to MASVRVAVRVRPMNRREKDLTAKCIIRMEGTRTFITNLKIPDNVAGDSMRERIKTFSYDFSYDSMDGGSSSFVSQEKVFRDLGCDVLKAAFEGYNACVFAYGQTGSGKSYTMMGLPGDAGLIPRICEGLFSRISEATRWDEASFRTEVSYLEIYNERVRDLLRRKSSHTYNLRVREHPKDGPYVEDLSKHLVQNYSDVEELMEAGNINRTTASTGMNDVSSRSHAIFTINFTQAKFDAEMPCETLSKIHLVDLAGSERADTTGATGVRLKEGGNINKSLVTLGNVISALADMTQDGVNTNLKKKSVFVPYRDSVLTWLLKDSLGGNAKTIMIATISPADVNYGETLSTLRYANRAKNIINKPTINEDANVRLIRELRAEIARLKALLVQGNQIALLDSPTALSMEEKLHQNEARVLELTKEWTNKWNETQNILKEETLALRKEGIGVVLDSELPHLIGIDDDLLSTGIILYHLKEGRTFVGREDASTEQDIILHGLDLESDHCVFQNQNGTVTLVPLGGAQCSVNGLQVTAPAQLNQGAVILLGRTNMFRFNHPKEAAKLREKRKSGLLSTFSLSMTDLSKSCENLSTVMLYNPGLFTEKGPVFLRLEFERQQREELEKLEMKRRMIKEMEAKQQSEKAELERLQQEVESQRKESEEVQQRILRQEESLRHRSQDIDTRLRDFLAEKERFEEERRSEVRGEELQHRKCWKQQQEGGVEEEEEEEEEEKRRQQEVAEQTEIYRELEKLKQERTEQRVRLEAERRRLEEQEREQLSLVGRLEEQLREKHEAAAALLTREEARRLEEERRALAEIREELLRAREAAERTDGEDASREARSAQNRYLDFKEAQVKELGRIEEEFRQQKERLEEEVAAERSALLLLAHSLKEVQDTTAVCHEEQVVKQAERRLQFKERQLANMADSFLPTLAEEKQRAMEVLDGPPGLDNTLFQVEKELEDKEEKLHLHLHSAQQLQQLQDSYEFTANVARQEDKVRRKEQEILESKEKQQREAMEQAVARLERRHSALRRSVSLEPDSEEHRYQSSGSRTSLDQQRVEQEIQKLRQDDNNRTGSVGTDDKTGRSSSPVSHIQSLNPVLPLSDDRIKAFIEEEVQRRLRKINLLNGSNMNLSVSTESLRAEEEEVRLTDEEDEKLQNVNPRRQKYEVTVMEDTWTVFRRYSRFREMHKSLKFKYPELAALEFPPKKLFGNRDERMVSERRSHLERYLRNMFRVMLSSSSSPLRTDGDGGFHLTKLDICEFSPFFKKGVFESSSHGTG; encoded by the exons ATGGCGTCGGTTCGGGTGGCTGTGCGGGTCAGGCCCATGAACAGAAG GGAGAAAGATCTGACTGCGAAATGCATCATCAGGATGGAAGGAACCAGAACCTTCATCACCAACCTGAAG atcCCAGATAACGTCGCTGGAGATTCCATGAGGGAACGAATCAAAACCTTCTCGTATGACTTCTCCTACGACTCCATGGACGGCGGGAGCTCCTCGTTCGTGTCTCAGGAGAAG GTGTTCAGAGATTTGGGCTGTGATGTTCTGAAGGCGGCGTTCGAGGGCTACAACGCCTGCGTCTTCGCCTACGGGCAGACCGGCTCAGGGAAATCCTACACCATGATGGGACTTCCA GGAGACGCTGGTTTGATTCCCAGGATCTGTGAGGGCTTGTTCAGTCGGATCTCCGAGGCGACCCGGTGGGACGAAGCGTCGTTTCGGACAGAAGTCAG CTACCTGGAGATCTACAACGAGAGAGTGAGagacctgctgaggaggaaATCCTCTCACACCTACAACCTGAGAGTCAGGGAGCATCCCAAGGATGGACCCTACGTGGAAG ATCTGTCCAAACACCTGGTGCAGAACTACAGCGACGTGGAGGAGCTGATGGAGGCGGGAAACATCAACCGCACGACCGCCAGCACCGGCATGAACGACGTCAGCAGCCGTTCGCACGCCATCTTCACCATCAACTTCACGCAG gcCAAGTTTGACGCTGAGATGCCGTGTGAGACGCTCAGTAAGATCCACCTGGTCGATCTGGCGGGCAGCGAGCGGGCTGACACCACCGGAGCCACCGGCGTCCggctgaaggaaggaggaaacaTCAACAAGTCGCTGGTCACGCTGGGAAACGTCATCTCTGCTCTGG CTGACATGACGCAGGACGGCGTGAACACCAACCTGAAGAAGAAGTCCGTGTTTGTTCCCTACAGGGACTCGGTGCTAACATGGCTGCTGAAGGACAGCCTGGGGGGCAACGCCAAGACCATCATGATCGCCA CCATCTCTCCCGCTGACGTGAACTACGGCGAGACGCTGAGCACGCTGCGCTACGCCAACCGGGCCAAGAACATCATCAACAAACCCACCATCAACGAGGACGCCAACGTCAGGCTGATCCGGGAGCTGCGGGCTGAAATCGCCCGGCTGAAGGCTCTGCTGGTTCAGGGGAACCAG atCGCTCTGCTGGACTCTCCTACCGCTCTGAGCATGGAGGAGAAGCTGCATCAGAACGAGGCCCGG GTTCTGGAGCTGACCAAAGAGTGGACCAACAAATGGAACGAGACCCAGAACATCCTGAAG GAGGAGACTCTGGCTCTGAGGAAGGAAGGCATCGGCGTCGTGTTGGACTCGGAGCTGCCGCACCTCATCGGCATCGACGACGACCTCCTGAGCACCGGCATCATCCTGTACCACCTCAAG GAGGGACGGACGTTTGTGGGACGAGAGGACGCGTCCACGGAGCAGGACATCA TTCTGCACGGCCTGGACCTGGAGAGTGACCACTGCGTGTTCCAGAACCAGAACGGGACGGTGACCCTGGTGCCGCTCGGCGGAGCTCAGTGCTCCGTTAACGGGCTTCAGGTGACGGCGCCAGCGCAGCTCAACCAAG GAGCCGTAATTCTGCTCGGTCGAACCAACATGTTTCGCTTCAACCATCCGAAGGAGGCGGCCAAGCTGAGGGAGAAACGGAAG AGCGGCCTCCTGTCCACCTTCAGCCTGTCCATGACGGATCTGTCTAAATCCTGTGAAAACCTGTCCACCGTGATGCTCTACAACCCGGG TCTCTTCACTGAGAAGGGCCCCGTCTTCCTCAG gTTGGAGTTTGAGAGGCAGCAGAGAGAAGAGCTGGAGAAACTGGAgatgaaaag GAGGATGATCAAAGAGATGGAGGCGAAGCAGCAGAGCGAGAAGGCGGAGCTAGAGCGCCTCCAGCAGGAGGTGGAGAGTCAGCGCAAGGAGTCCGAGGAGGTCCAGCAGAGAATCCTCCGCCAGGAGGAGAGCCTCCGCCACCGCAGCCAGGACATCGACACCCGGCTGAGGGACTTCCTGGCTGAGAAGGAGCGCTTCGAGGAGGAGAGGCGCTCTGAGGTCAGGGGGGAGGAGCTTCAGCACAGGAAGTGTTGGAAACAACAGCAGGAGGGtggtgtggaggaggaggaggaggaggaggaggaggagaagcggAGGCAGCAGGAGGTTGCGGAGCAGACTGAGATCTACCGCGAGCTGGAGAAACTGAAACAGGAGCGCACGGAGCAGAGGGTCCGCCTGGAGGCGGAGCGGCGGCggctggaggagcaggagcggGAGCAGCTCAGTCTGGTGGGGAggctggaggagcagctgagggAGAAACACGAGGCCGCCGCCGCCCTGCTGACCCGGGAGGAGGCCCGTCGCCTGGAGGAGGAGCGGCGAGCTCTGGCCGAGATCAGGGAGGAGCTCCTTCGTGCCAGAGAGGCTGCGGAGCGGACGGATGGGGAGGACGCCAGCAGGGAGGCCCGGTCCGCCCAGAACCGGTACCTGGACTTTAAGGAGGCTCAGGTGAAGGAACTGGGCCGGATTGAGGAGGAGTTCCGACAGCAAAAGGAGCGCCTCGAGGAGGAGGTGGCTGCTGAGAGGAGCGCGCTGCTGCTCCTCGCCCACAGCCTGAAGGAGGTGCAGGACACCACGGCCGTCTGCCACGAGGAGCAGGTGGTCAAACAGGCGGAGCGGCGACTGCAGTTCAAGGAGCGACAGCTCGCCAACATGGCCGACAGCTTCCTTCCCACGCTGGCCGAGGAGAAGCAGAGAGCCATGGAGGTGCTGGACGGTCCACCGGGCCTGGACAACACGCTGTTCCAGGtggagaaggagctggaggacaaGGAGGAGAAGCTGCACCTCCACCTTCACAGcgcccagcagctgcagcagctgcaggactcCTACGAGTTCACGGCCAACGTGGCGCGGCAGGAGGACAAGGTCCGGAGGAAGGAGCAGGAGATCCTGGAGTCCAAGGAGAAACAGCAGAGGGAGGCCATGGAGCAGGCGGTGGCCCGGCTGGAGAGGAGGCACTCTGCTCTGAGGCGCAGCGTCTCCTTGGAGCCGGACTCCGAGGAGCACCGGTACCAGAGTTCAGGGAGCAGAACCTCACTGGACCAGCAGAG AGTCGAGCAGGAGATCCAGAAGCTGCGGCAGGACGACAACAACCGGACCGGCTCGGTCGGTACCGACGACAAGACGGGTCGCAGCAGCTCCCCGGTCAGCCACATCCAGAGTCTGAACCCAGTTCTGCCACTGTCAGACGACCG GATCAAGGCGTTCATCGAGGAGGAGGTGCAGCGGCGGCTGAGGAAGATCAACCTTCTGAACGGCAGCAACATGAACCTGTCTGTGTCGACAGAATCTCTCAGA gccgaggaggaggaagttAGATTAACAGACGAG GAGGATGAAAAGCTGCAAAACGTTAATCCAAGAAGACAGAAATATGAG
- the kif16ba gene encoding kinesin-like protein KIF16B isoform X5, with amino-acid sequence MASVRVAVRVRPMNRREKDLTAKCIIRMEGTRTFITNLKIPDNVAGDSMRERIKTFSYDFSYDSMDGGSSSFVSQEKVFRDLGCDVLKAAFEGYNACVFAYGQTGSGKSYTMMGLPGDAGLIPRICEGLFSRISEATRWDEASFRTEVSYLEIYNERVRDLLRRKSSHTYNLRVREHPKDGPYVEDLSKHLVQNYSDVEELMEAGNINRTTASTGMNDVSSRSHAIFTINFTQAKFDAEMPCETLSKIHLVDLAGSERADTTGATGVRLKEGGNINKSLVTLGNVISALADMTQDGVNTNLKKKSVFVPYRDSVLTWLLKDSLGGNAKTIMIATISPADVNYGETLSTLRYANRAKNIINKPTINEDANVRLIRELRAEIARLKALLVQGNQIALLDSPTALSMEEKLHQNEARVLELTKEWTNKWNETQNILKEETLALRKEGIGVVLDSELPHLIGIDDDLLSTGIILYHLKEGRTFVGREDASTEQDIILHGLDLESDHCVFQNQNGTVTLVPLGGAQCSVNGLQVTAPAQLNQGAVILLGRTNMFRFNHPKEAAKLREKRKSGLLSTFSLSMTDLSKSCENLSTVMLYNPGLFTEKGPVFLRLEFERQQREELEKLEMKRRMIKEMEAKQQSEKAELERLQQEVESQRKESEEVQQRILRQEESLRHRSQDIDTRLRDFLAEKERFEEERRSEVRGEELQHRKCWKQQQEGGVEEEEEEEEEEKRRQQEVAEQTEIYRELEKLKQERTEQRVRLEAERRRLEEQEREQLSLVGRLEEQLREKHEAAAALLTREEARRLEEERRALAEIREELLRAREAAERTDGEDASREARSAQNRYLDFKEAQVKELGRIEEEFRQQKERLEEEVAAERSALLLLAHSLKEVQDTTAVCHEEQVVKQAERRLQFKERQLANMADSFLPTLAEEKQRAMEVLDGPPGLDNTLFQVEKELEDKEEKLHLHLHSAQQLQQLQDSYEFTANVARQEDKVRRKEQEILESKEKQQREAMEQAVARLERRHSALRRSVSLEPDSEEHRYQSSGSRTSLDQQRVEQEIQKLRQDDNNRTGSVGTDDKTGRSSSPVSHIQSLNPVLPLSDDRIKAFIEEEVQRRLRKINLLNGSNMNLSVSTESLREDEKLQNVNPRRQKYEVTVMEDTWTVFRRYSRFREMHKSLKFKYPELAALEFPPKKLFGNRDERMVSERRSHLERYLRNMFRVMLSSSSSPLRTDGDGGFHLTKLDICEFSPFFKKGVFESSSHGTG; translated from the exons ATGGCGTCGGTTCGGGTGGCTGTGCGGGTCAGGCCCATGAACAGAAG GGAGAAAGATCTGACTGCGAAATGCATCATCAGGATGGAAGGAACCAGAACCTTCATCACCAACCTGAAG atcCCAGATAACGTCGCTGGAGATTCCATGAGGGAACGAATCAAAACCTTCTCGTATGACTTCTCCTACGACTCCATGGACGGCGGGAGCTCCTCGTTCGTGTCTCAGGAGAAG GTGTTCAGAGATTTGGGCTGTGATGTTCTGAAGGCGGCGTTCGAGGGCTACAACGCCTGCGTCTTCGCCTACGGGCAGACCGGCTCAGGGAAATCCTACACCATGATGGGACTTCCA GGAGACGCTGGTTTGATTCCCAGGATCTGTGAGGGCTTGTTCAGTCGGATCTCCGAGGCGACCCGGTGGGACGAAGCGTCGTTTCGGACAGAAGTCAG CTACCTGGAGATCTACAACGAGAGAGTGAGagacctgctgaggaggaaATCCTCTCACACCTACAACCTGAGAGTCAGGGAGCATCCCAAGGATGGACCCTACGTGGAAG ATCTGTCCAAACACCTGGTGCAGAACTACAGCGACGTGGAGGAGCTGATGGAGGCGGGAAACATCAACCGCACGACCGCCAGCACCGGCATGAACGACGTCAGCAGCCGTTCGCACGCCATCTTCACCATCAACTTCACGCAG gcCAAGTTTGACGCTGAGATGCCGTGTGAGACGCTCAGTAAGATCCACCTGGTCGATCTGGCGGGCAGCGAGCGGGCTGACACCACCGGAGCCACCGGCGTCCggctgaaggaaggaggaaacaTCAACAAGTCGCTGGTCACGCTGGGAAACGTCATCTCTGCTCTGG CTGACATGACGCAGGACGGCGTGAACACCAACCTGAAGAAGAAGTCCGTGTTTGTTCCCTACAGGGACTCGGTGCTAACATGGCTGCTGAAGGACAGCCTGGGGGGCAACGCCAAGACCATCATGATCGCCA CCATCTCTCCCGCTGACGTGAACTACGGCGAGACGCTGAGCACGCTGCGCTACGCCAACCGGGCCAAGAACATCATCAACAAACCCACCATCAACGAGGACGCCAACGTCAGGCTGATCCGGGAGCTGCGGGCTGAAATCGCCCGGCTGAAGGCTCTGCTGGTTCAGGGGAACCAG atCGCTCTGCTGGACTCTCCTACCGCTCTGAGCATGGAGGAGAAGCTGCATCAGAACGAGGCCCGG GTTCTGGAGCTGACCAAAGAGTGGACCAACAAATGGAACGAGACCCAGAACATCCTGAAG GAGGAGACTCTGGCTCTGAGGAAGGAAGGCATCGGCGTCGTGTTGGACTCGGAGCTGCCGCACCTCATCGGCATCGACGACGACCTCCTGAGCACCGGCATCATCCTGTACCACCTCAAG GAGGGACGGACGTTTGTGGGACGAGAGGACGCGTCCACGGAGCAGGACATCA TTCTGCACGGCCTGGACCTGGAGAGTGACCACTGCGTGTTCCAGAACCAGAACGGGACGGTGACCCTGGTGCCGCTCGGCGGAGCTCAGTGCTCCGTTAACGGGCTTCAGGTGACGGCGCCAGCGCAGCTCAACCAAG GAGCCGTAATTCTGCTCGGTCGAACCAACATGTTTCGCTTCAACCATCCGAAGGAGGCGGCCAAGCTGAGGGAGAAACGGAAG AGCGGCCTCCTGTCCACCTTCAGCCTGTCCATGACGGATCTGTCTAAATCCTGTGAAAACCTGTCCACCGTGATGCTCTACAACCCGGG TCTCTTCACTGAGAAGGGCCCCGTCTTCCTCAG gTTGGAGTTTGAGAGGCAGCAGAGAGAAGAGCTGGAGAAACTGGAgatgaaaag GAGGATGATCAAAGAGATGGAGGCGAAGCAGCAGAGCGAGAAGGCGGAGCTAGAGCGCCTCCAGCAGGAGGTGGAGAGTCAGCGCAAGGAGTCCGAGGAGGTCCAGCAGAGAATCCTCCGCCAGGAGGAGAGCCTCCGCCACCGCAGCCAGGACATCGACACCCGGCTGAGGGACTTCCTGGCTGAGAAGGAGCGCTTCGAGGAGGAGAGGCGCTCTGAGGTCAGGGGGGAGGAGCTTCAGCACAGGAAGTGTTGGAAACAACAGCAGGAGGGtggtgtggaggaggaggaggaggaggaggaggaggagaagcggAGGCAGCAGGAGGTTGCGGAGCAGACTGAGATCTACCGCGAGCTGGAGAAACTGAAACAGGAGCGCACGGAGCAGAGGGTCCGCCTGGAGGCGGAGCGGCGGCggctggaggagcaggagcggGAGCAGCTCAGTCTGGTGGGGAggctggaggagcagctgagggAGAAACACGAGGCCGCCGCCGCCCTGCTGACCCGGGAGGAGGCCCGTCGCCTGGAGGAGGAGCGGCGAGCTCTGGCCGAGATCAGGGAGGAGCTCCTTCGTGCCAGAGAGGCTGCGGAGCGGACGGATGGGGAGGACGCCAGCAGGGAGGCCCGGTCCGCCCAGAACCGGTACCTGGACTTTAAGGAGGCTCAGGTGAAGGAACTGGGCCGGATTGAGGAGGAGTTCCGACAGCAAAAGGAGCGCCTCGAGGAGGAGGTGGCTGCTGAGAGGAGCGCGCTGCTGCTCCTCGCCCACAGCCTGAAGGAGGTGCAGGACACCACGGCCGTCTGCCACGAGGAGCAGGTGGTCAAACAGGCGGAGCGGCGACTGCAGTTCAAGGAGCGACAGCTCGCCAACATGGCCGACAGCTTCCTTCCCACGCTGGCCGAGGAGAAGCAGAGAGCCATGGAGGTGCTGGACGGTCCACCGGGCCTGGACAACACGCTGTTCCAGGtggagaaggagctggaggacaaGGAGGAGAAGCTGCACCTCCACCTTCACAGcgcccagcagctgcagcagctgcaggactcCTACGAGTTCACGGCCAACGTGGCGCGGCAGGAGGACAAGGTCCGGAGGAAGGAGCAGGAGATCCTGGAGTCCAAGGAGAAACAGCAGAGGGAGGCCATGGAGCAGGCGGTGGCCCGGCTGGAGAGGAGGCACTCTGCTCTGAGGCGCAGCGTCTCCTTGGAGCCGGACTCCGAGGAGCACCGGTACCAGAGTTCAGGGAGCAGAACCTCACTGGACCAGCAGAG AGTCGAGCAGGAGATCCAGAAGCTGCGGCAGGACGACAACAACCGGACCGGCTCGGTCGGTACCGACGACAAGACGGGTCGCAGCAGCTCCCCGGTCAGCCACATCCAGAGTCTGAACCCAGTTCTGCCACTGTCAGACGACCG GATCAAGGCGTTCATCGAGGAGGAGGTGCAGCGGCGGCTGAGGAAGATCAACCTTCTGAACGGCAGCAACATGAACCTGTCTGTGTCGACAGAATCTCTCAGA GAGGATGAAAAGCTGCAAAACGTTAATCCAAGAAGACAGAAATATGAG
- the kif16ba gene encoding kinesin-like protein KIF16B isoform X10, translating into MASVRVAVRVRPMNRREKDLTAKCIIRMEGTRTFITNLKIPDNVAGDSMRERIKTFSYDFSYDSMDGGSSSFVSQEKVFRDLGCDVLKAAFEGYNACVFAYGQTGSGKSYTMMGLPGDAGLIPRICEGLFSRISEATRWDEASFRTEVSYLEIYNERVRDLLRRKSSHTYNLRVREHPKDGPYVEDLSKHLVQNYSDVEELMEAGNINRTTASTGMNDVSSRSHAIFTINFTQAKFDAEMPCETLSKIHLVDLAGSERADTTGATGVRLKEGGNINKSLVTLGNVISALADMTQDGVNTNLKKKSVFVPYRDSVLTWLLKDSLGGNAKTIMIATISPADVNYGETLSTLRYANRAKNIINKPTINEDANVRLIRELRAEIARLKALLVQGNQIALLDSPTALSMEEKLHQNEARVLELTKEWTNKWNETQNILKEETLALRKEGIGVVLDSELPHLIGIDDDLLSTGIILYHLKEGRTFVGREDASTEQDIILHGLDLESDHCVFQNQNGTVTLVPLGGAQCSVNGLQVTAPAQLNQGAVILLGRTNMFRFNHPKEAAKLREKRKSGLLSTFSLSMTDLSKSCENLSTVMLYNPGLFTEKGPVFLRLEFERQQREELEKLEMKRRMIKEMEAKQQSEKAELERLQQEVESQRKESEEVQQRILRQEESLRHRSQDIDTRLRDFLAEKERFEEERRSEVRGEELQHRKCWKQQQEGGVEEEEEEEEEEKRRQQEVAEQTEIYRELEKLKQERTEQRVRLEAERRRLEEQEREQLSLVGRLEEQLREKHEAAAALLTREEARRLEEERRALAEIREELLRAREAAERTDGEDASREARSAQNRYLDFKEAQVKELGRIEEEFRQQKERLEEEVAAERSALLLLAHSLKEVQDTTAVCHEEQVVKQAERRLQFKERQLANMADSFLPTLAEEKQRAMEVLDGPPGLDNTLFQVEKELEDKEEKLHLHLHSAQQLQQLQDSYEFTANVARQEDKVRRKEQEILESKEKQQREAMEQAVARLERRHSALRRSVSLEPDSEEHRYQSSGSRTSLDQQRVEQEIQKLRQDDNNRTGSVGTDDKTGRSSSPVSHIQSLNPVLPLSDDRIKAFIEEEVQRRLRKINLLNGSNMNLSVSTESLREDEKLQNVNPRRQKYELAALEFPPKKLFGNRDERMVSERRSHLERYLRNMFRVMLSSSSSPLRTDGDGGFHLTKLDICEFSPFFKKGVFESSSHGTG; encoded by the exons ATGGCGTCGGTTCGGGTGGCTGTGCGGGTCAGGCCCATGAACAGAAG GGAGAAAGATCTGACTGCGAAATGCATCATCAGGATGGAAGGAACCAGAACCTTCATCACCAACCTGAAG atcCCAGATAACGTCGCTGGAGATTCCATGAGGGAACGAATCAAAACCTTCTCGTATGACTTCTCCTACGACTCCATGGACGGCGGGAGCTCCTCGTTCGTGTCTCAGGAGAAG GTGTTCAGAGATTTGGGCTGTGATGTTCTGAAGGCGGCGTTCGAGGGCTACAACGCCTGCGTCTTCGCCTACGGGCAGACCGGCTCAGGGAAATCCTACACCATGATGGGACTTCCA GGAGACGCTGGTTTGATTCCCAGGATCTGTGAGGGCTTGTTCAGTCGGATCTCCGAGGCGACCCGGTGGGACGAAGCGTCGTTTCGGACAGAAGTCAG CTACCTGGAGATCTACAACGAGAGAGTGAGagacctgctgaggaggaaATCCTCTCACACCTACAACCTGAGAGTCAGGGAGCATCCCAAGGATGGACCCTACGTGGAAG ATCTGTCCAAACACCTGGTGCAGAACTACAGCGACGTGGAGGAGCTGATGGAGGCGGGAAACATCAACCGCACGACCGCCAGCACCGGCATGAACGACGTCAGCAGCCGTTCGCACGCCATCTTCACCATCAACTTCACGCAG gcCAAGTTTGACGCTGAGATGCCGTGTGAGACGCTCAGTAAGATCCACCTGGTCGATCTGGCGGGCAGCGAGCGGGCTGACACCACCGGAGCCACCGGCGTCCggctgaaggaaggaggaaacaTCAACAAGTCGCTGGTCACGCTGGGAAACGTCATCTCTGCTCTGG CTGACATGACGCAGGACGGCGTGAACACCAACCTGAAGAAGAAGTCCGTGTTTGTTCCCTACAGGGACTCGGTGCTAACATGGCTGCTGAAGGACAGCCTGGGGGGCAACGCCAAGACCATCATGATCGCCA CCATCTCTCCCGCTGACGTGAACTACGGCGAGACGCTGAGCACGCTGCGCTACGCCAACCGGGCCAAGAACATCATCAACAAACCCACCATCAACGAGGACGCCAACGTCAGGCTGATCCGGGAGCTGCGGGCTGAAATCGCCCGGCTGAAGGCTCTGCTGGTTCAGGGGAACCAG atCGCTCTGCTGGACTCTCCTACCGCTCTGAGCATGGAGGAGAAGCTGCATCAGAACGAGGCCCGG GTTCTGGAGCTGACCAAAGAGTGGACCAACAAATGGAACGAGACCCAGAACATCCTGAAG GAGGAGACTCTGGCTCTGAGGAAGGAAGGCATCGGCGTCGTGTTGGACTCGGAGCTGCCGCACCTCATCGGCATCGACGACGACCTCCTGAGCACCGGCATCATCCTGTACCACCTCAAG GAGGGACGGACGTTTGTGGGACGAGAGGACGCGTCCACGGAGCAGGACATCA TTCTGCACGGCCTGGACCTGGAGAGTGACCACTGCGTGTTCCAGAACCAGAACGGGACGGTGACCCTGGTGCCGCTCGGCGGAGCTCAGTGCTCCGTTAACGGGCTTCAGGTGACGGCGCCAGCGCAGCTCAACCAAG GAGCCGTAATTCTGCTCGGTCGAACCAACATGTTTCGCTTCAACCATCCGAAGGAGGCGGCCAAGCTGAGGGAGAAACGGAAG AGCGGCCTCCTGTCCACCTTCAGCCTGTCCATGACGGATCTGTCTAAATCCTGTGAAAACCTGTCCACCGTGATGCTCTACAACCCGGG TCTCTTCACTGAGAAGGGCCCCGTCTTCCTCAG gTTGGAGTTTGAGAGGCAGCAGAGAGAAGAGCTGGAGAAACTGGAgatgaaaag GAGGATGATCAAAGAGATGGAGGCGAAGCAGCAGAGCGAGAAGGCGGAGCTAGAGCGCCTCCAGCAGGAGGTGGAGAGTCAGCGCAAGGAGTCCGAGGAGGTCCAGCAGAGAATCCTCCGCCAGGAGGAGAGCCTCCGCCACCGCAGCCAGGACATCGACACCCGGCTGAGGGACTTCCTGGCTGAGAAGGAGCGCTTCGAGGAGGAGAGGCGCTCTGAGGTCAGGGGGGAGGAGCTTCAGCACAGGAAGTGTTGGAAACAACAGCAGGAGGGtggtgtggaggaggaggaggaggaggaggaggaggagaagcggAGGCAGCAGGAGGTTGCGGAGCAGACTGAGATCTACCGCGAGCTGGAGAAACTGAAACAGGAGCGCACGGAGCAGAGGGTCCGCCTGGAGGCGGAGCGGCGGCggctggaggagcaggagcggGAGCAGCTCAGTCTGGTGGGGAggctggaggagcagctgagggAGAAACACGAGGCCGCCGCCGCCCTGCTGACCCGGGAGGAGGCCCGTCGCCTGGAGGAGGAGCGGCGAGCTCTGGCCGAGATCAGGGAGGAGCTCCTTCGTGCCAGAGAGGCTGCGGAGCGGACGGATGGGGAGGACGCCAGCAGGGAGGCCCGGTCCGCCCAGAACCGGTACCTGGACTTTAAGGAGGCTCAGGTGAAGGAACTGGGCCGGATTGAGGAGGAGTTCCGACAGCAAAAGGAGCGCCTCGAGGAGGAGGTGGCTGCTGAGAGGAGCGCGCTGCTGCTCCTCGCCCACAGCCTGAAGGAGGTGCAGGACACCACGGCCGTCTGCCACGAGGAGCAGGTGGTCAAACAGGCGGAGCGGCGACTGCAGTTCAAGGAGCGACAGCTCGCCAACATGGCCGACAGCTTCCTTCCCACGCTGGCCGAGGAGAAGCAGAGAGCCATGGAGGTGCTGGACGGTCCACCGGGCCTGGACAACACGCTGTTCCAGGtggagaaggagctggaggacaaGGAGGAGAAGCTGCACCTCCACCTTCACAGcgcccagcagctgcagcagctgcaggactcCTACGAGTTCACGGCCAACGTGGCGCGGCAGGAGGACAAGGTCCGGAGGAAGGAGCAGGAGATCCTGGAGTCCAAGGAGAAACAGCAGAGGGAGGCCATGGAGCAGGCGGTGGCCCGGCTGGAGAGGAGGCACTCTGCTCTGAGGCGCAGCGTCTCCTTGGAGCCGGACTCCGAGGAGCACCGGTACCAGAGTTCAGGGAGCAGAACCTCACTGGACCAGCAGAG AGTCGAGCAGGAGATCCAGAAGCTGCGGCAGGACGACAACAACCGGACCGGCTCGGTCGGTACCGACGACAAGACGGGTCGCAGCAGCTCCCCGGTCAGCCACATCCAGAGTCTGAACCCAGTTCTGCCACTGTCAGACGACCG GATCAAGGCGTTCATCGAGGAGGAGGTGCAGCGGCGGCTGAGGAAGATCAACCTTCTGAACGGCAGCAACATGAACCTGTCTGTGTCGACAGAATCTCTCAGA GAGGATGAAAAGCTGCAAAACGTTAATCCAAGAAGACAGAAATATGAG